The Opitutus sp. ER46 genome has a window encoding:
- a CDS encoding efflux RND transporter periplasmic adaptor subunit, which translates to MRPAPSLLIGVAGLLVGATVIGLLPASALFTPAEAHDHAAEAATAGERWACPMMDYIGNRPGNCPVCGMKMTRVTAGELTAEQQRRMDVQLSTVVAGPARPLVRAYGIVRYDDRTAQVIVPRVAGRIVRRHPAALHAGTVVQAGDPVVDLYSAEVFAAQGELAAAVKLGDQPTIRALTERFDRWNLAPVARAILDGHLPVDTVTITSPFAGRVVLALGGEGDAMDGRLPQVGQEVMADTALLRLVEPDAYMLVMQVPETRARWLRVGQPARLASDDLGELPDIEAGVAWVAPELNRELRTREVHVHLRDPQGRLLPGSLINARFETALTADLEAADPAEPSTWGRFTLVPKTAVLSTGVRHVAWRVAERQSDGRLRFELAPLALGPRLEDESGNDVYVVRAGLKPGDEVATQGVFLIDSQAQLAGTPSLLFPHGAVSQPASAAHQH; encoded by the coding sequence ATGCGCCCTGCTCCTTCCCTCCTGATCGGTGTCGCCGGTCTCCTCGTCGGCGCCACCGTCATCGGCCTCCTGCCGGCCTCCGCCCTCTTCACGCCGGCCGAGGCTCACGACCACGCCGCCGAGGCCGCCACCGCCGGCGAGCGCTGGGCGTGCCCGATGATGGACTACATCGGCAACCGCCCGGGGAACTGCCCCGTGTGCGGCATGAAGATGACGCGCGTCACCGCCGGTGAGCTCACTGCCGAGCAGCAGCGGCGGATGGATGTCCAGTTGTCCACGGTCGTCGCCGGCCCGGCGCGTCCGCTCGTGCGGGCGTATGGTATCGTCCGATACGACGACCGCACCGCCCAGGTGATCGTGCCACGCGTGGCCGGCCGCATCGTCCGCCGGCACCCCGCCGCGCTCCATGCCGGCACCGTCGTGCAGGCCGGCGATCCGGTCGTCGACTTGTACAGCGCGGAGGTGTTCGCCGCCCAGGGCGAACTCGCCGCCGCCGTGAAGCTCGGCGACCAGCCCACGATCCGCGCGCTCACCGAGCGTTTTGACCGCTGGAATCTCGCCCCGGTCGCCCGCGCCATCCTCGACGGACACCTGCCGGTCGACACCGTCACGATCACGAGTCCGTTCGCCGGTCGCGTCGTGCTCGCGCTCGGCGGCGAGGGTGACGCGATGGACGGCCGCCTGCCGCAGGTGGGCCAGGAGGTGATGGCCGATACCGCGTTGCTCCGGCTCGTCGAGCCCGACGCATACATGCTTGTCATGCAGGTGCCGGAAACGCGGGCGCGCTGGCTCCGCGTCGGCCAGCCGGCCCGGCTCGCTTCGGATGACCTGGGCGAGCTGCCCGACATCGAGGCGGGCGTCGCGTGGGTCGCGCCCGAGCTCAACCGTGAACTGCGCACGCGCGAGGTGCACGTGCACTTGCGCGATCCCCAAGGGCGCCTGCTGCCGGGCAGCCTGATCAACGCGCGTTTCGAAACCGCGCTCACCGCCGACCTCGAGGCTGCGGACCCCGCCGAACCTTCCACCTGGGGCCGGTTCACGCTCGTGCCGAAGACCGCCGTGCTTTCCACCGGCGTGCGTCACGTCGCGTGGCGCGTGGCCGAGCGGCAGTCGGACGGTCGCCTCCGCTTCGAACTCGCGCCGCTCGCGCTCGGGCCGCGGCTCGAGGACGAGTCGGGCAACGATGTTTACGTCGTGCGCGCCGGCCTGAAACCCGGCGACGAGGTCGCCACGCAGGGCGTGTTCCTCATCGACAGCCAGGCGCAGCTCGCCGGCACGCCCAGCCTCCTCTTCCCGCACGGCGCGGTCAGCCAGCCCGCGTCCGCCGCGCACCAGCACTGA
- a CDS encoding TolC family protein, whose amino-acid sequence MRLLPSLTAFALTACFGAALPLPVSAAPAPVSAPAPGSSRAEFLRVVTSAPALVAAARRTSAAEARVAAAGRLPDPTLEGMGSRMVGPMDERSTMYEVNLRQPLPKAGERAADRDRARATAAMAGADYALMAGEMAADTAMALAEADGAQERIRLLETQLNRLDAVLRSVEVRLASGGGRLADRLTIQSRLAAMQLMVAEERTMAEDALAAARGRLGLAASAPLPAFAAPDAAEIRPDDAAVLQLAAARVSEANAMMRMARASGRPMTSVGVRYEQNRTAMGDENTVGLAFMTDLPWRSRRYARAEQRAASAERDAARTDGDAARFRITTALSRVQRAAELADTARRLSRETVQRLNAEYDAMLRAAGVGANAGAAMGGDSTVFQLVELLEKITDTELQVVRAETALRTAQAELWRYLPTAQFQPQT is encoded by the coding sequence ATGCGCCTCCTCCCTTCTCTGACCGCCTTCGCGCTCACCGCCTGCTTCGGTGCGGCGCTGCCGCTGCCGGTCTCTGCCGCCCCTGCACCGGTCTCCGCGCCCGCGCCTGGCTCCTCGCGCGCCGAGTTTCTGCGCGTGGTGACCAGCGCGCCCGCGCTGGTTGCCGCCGCCCGGCGCACGAGCGCCGCCGAGGCCCGCGTCGCCGCGGCCGGCCGCCTGCCCGACCCGACGCTCGAGGGCATGGGCTCCCGCATGGTCGGCCCGATGGACGAGCGCAGCACGATGTACGAGGTCAACCTGCGCCAGCCCCTGCCCAAGGCCGGCGAGCGCGCGGCCGACCGCGATCGCGCCCGGGCCACCGCCGCAATGGCCGGCGCCGATTACGCGCTCATGGCCGGCGAGATGGCGGCCGACACCGCCATGGCCCTCGCCGAGGCCGACGGCGCGCAAGAGCGCATCCGGTTGTTGGAGACGCAGCTCAACCGCCTCGACGCCGTGCTCCGCAGCGTCGAGGTCCGTCTCGCCAGCGGCGGCGGCCGGCTCGCCGACCGGCTCACGATCCAATCCCGGCTCGCGGCGATGCAGCTCATGGTCGCCGAGGAGCGGACCATGGCCGAAGACGCACTCGCCGCCGCCCGCGGCCGGCTGGGCCTGGCCGCGTCTGCGCCCCTGCCGGCGTTTGCCGCGCCCGACGCCGCCGAGATCCGCCCGGATGATGCCGCCGTTCTGCAACTCGCCGCCGCACGCGTCAGCGAGGCCAACGCCATGATGCGCATGGCGCGCGCCTCCGGCCGGCCGATGACCTCGGTTGGCGTGCGCTATGAACAGAACCGCACCGCCATGGGCGACGAGAACACCGTCGGCCTCGCCTTCATGACCGACCTCCCCTGGCGCTCGCGGCGTTACGCCCGCGCCGAGCAACGCGCCGCCAGCGCCGAGCGCGACGCGGCCCGCACCGATGGCGATGCCGCCCGCTTTCGCATCACGACCGCGCTCAGCCGCGTGCAACGCGCCGCCGAACTCGCCGACACCGCGCGCCGGCTCAGCCGCGAGACGGTCCAGCGCCTCAACGCCGAATACGACGCGATGCTCCGCGCCGCCGGCGTGGGCGCCAACGCGGGTGCCGCCATGGGCGGCGACTCCACCGTCTTCCAACTCGTCGAACTGCTCGAGAAGATCACCGACACCGAGCTTCAGGTCGTCCGCGCCGAAACCGCCCTGCGCACCGCCCAGGCCGAGCTTTGGCGCTACCTGCCCACCGCCCAGTTCCAGCCGCAAACCTGA